Proteins found in one Gigantopelta aegis isolate Gae_Host chromosome 12, Gae_host_genome, whole genome shotgun sequence genomic segment:
- the LOC121386721 gene encoding uncharacterized protein LOC121386721, with translation MIQWLFLALSDCPKITATSSRVTAITNGKTFLTVYFTNTLNSMDRNTPADGFSSLTNGSAESRNHSDEAGSSANVDVGSVCRANTLEENMDGDPSSSRLTMDVDHTSNSDEELDAVDSVEAGSPRAANNLKEKMEGNSGRCVLRTMSEKESMDVEESENGSEEVGSIDGGITHRSNNLKKRDGSSGSWSVRTISKQDVMDVELSCDGDKSSSLVNDDSRENETSAEFTRHITDEACGILEDSKQMDILAAFARDCRVPSSPSIECSVKNLYKIPSINPTTSHSKKVKHHTENPNHSAATKDSFSTWGISESKHEQSESSPAVPFVAEDATVTRLVILGSEKNCGISEIVTRAIERAQDGFPDAAVEVVVHLVNINNISLGTVTSECHIIIRALNPGHEMQPPPIDRTLAADLQVDYPRPLGFSVEPPVLKDMEVYDSRYNKVTAGNIICLDYGLYSHFAVYLGSGFIAHYGNDGVTCEKLFEAVGSGTFLRFDDLDRVYRPKPTRDVILRAICRMRDRRFFDSASFATWCRYGRPITIADRSESTSLPFLLGLAS, from the exons gtttactttaCCAACACTCTCAACAGCATGGATAGAAATACACCAGCTGATGGATTTAGTTCACTTACAAATGGCAGCGCAGAAAGCAGAAACCACAGTGACGAAGCAGGGTCGTCTGCCAATGTTGATGTAGGCTCTGTGTGTAGGGCCAACACCTTGGAGGAGAACATGGATGGAGATCCAAGCAGCAGTCGACTCACAATGGATGTGGATCACACGTCAAACAGCGACGAGGAACTTGACGCTGTTGACAGTGTTGAGGCAGGCAGTCCACGTGCAGCCAACAACTTGAAGGAAAAGATGGAGGGCAATTCTGGAAGATGTGTTTTGAGAACGATGAGTGAAAAGGAAAGCATGGATGTTGAGGAAAGCGAAAACGGCAGTGAGGAGGTTGGTTCCATTGATGGTGGAATTACGCACAGATCCAACAACTTGAAAAAGAGAGATGGTTCTTCTGGCAGTTGGTCTGTGAGAACGATTTCTAAACAGGACGTCATGGATGTTGAACTGAGTTGTGATGGCGATAAAAGCAGTTCCTTGGTAAATGATGATTCACGTGAGAATGAAACATCGGCAGAATTCACTCGCCATATAACTGATGAAGCATGTGGCATACTTGAAGACTCCAAACAAATGGACATACTAGCTGCCTTTGCGAGGGATTGCCGTGTGCCCAGTTCACCGTCTATAGAATGTTCTGTGAAAAATCTGTACAAAATACCATCCATTAACCCAACTACGTCTCACTCAAAAAAGGTTAAGCATCATACAGAAAACCCGAATCACTCCGCAGCAACGAAAGATAGTTTCAGCACATGGGGAATTTCAGAAAGCAAACATGAACAATCCGAATCTTCTCCAGCCGTGCCCTTTGTAGCCGAGGACGCCACTGTGACCCGTTTGGTTATCTTGGGGTCGGAGAAGAACTGTGGCATATCGGAGATTGTGACTCGCGCCATCGAGAGAGCCCAAGATGGCTTCCCGGACGCTGCGGTCGAGGTGGTGGTGCACCTGGTGAACATCAACAATATCAGCCTGGGGACGGTGACGAGCGAGTGTCACATCATAATCAGGGCGCTGAACCCAGGACACGAGATGCAGCCGCCGCCCATTGACAGAACTCTGGCTGCAGATCTCCAAGTTG attatcCCAGGCCTCTGGGTTTCAGCGTTGAACCCCCGGTTCTGAAGGACATGGAAGTGTACGACAGTCGATACAACAAAGTGACCGCGGGAAACATAATCTGTCTGGACTACGGTCTCTACTCACACTTCGCAGTTTACCTCG GTTCTGGGTTCATTGCTCACTATGGAAACGATGGTGTGACGTGTGAAAAGCTGTTTGAAGCAGTTGGTTCGGGCACCTTTTTAAGATTTGACGACCTTGACCGTGTATACAG ACCCAAGCCCACTCGTGACGTCATATTGAGAGCCATATGTCGAATGCGTGATCGACGGTTTTTCGACTCCGCCAGTTTTGCCACTTGGTGTCGCTACGGTCGACCAATCACGATCGCT GATCGATCCGAGTCCACCAGTCTGCCATTTTTACTCGGATTAGCATCGTGA